The Marasmius oreades isolate 03SP1 chromosome 9, whole genome shotgun sequence sequence TTCGTCGGGCGGCGATTGAGATTTAACATCCTGTTTTCCAGCTTCAAGTTGAGCGTAACGGCGCTTGTACTCCGCAGGGCTTTCTCCTCCTATTCCTTTCTGCCACATCCCTCGACGCGCATTTCTGGCCTTCGGTTCAGTACACATTTAGGAAGTAAGACGGGGGTTTGTTCCTACTTTGCCTCCAACTCTGCTTTCAAGAATTCCTCTTTTCCCCTGACACCATATTGGGCACCAGCCTTTGAGGAAAACAACATGAACAAGGATATTCGGTTTAGATGACAGAAGGATTCACCTGTTCATAGACAGTACCACATCCAGCCCTGAGCATTTCCATCGCCAGACTGTTTGCCAGAAGAGACCCTGGGGCAAAGCTGCGTTTTATAACGACATCTGCAATCTTTTTAAGAGGCGTCGATAACTCGCATTGGATCATTTTTTAGTTAAAAAGGATGGTGTACGAACAATGCGAGCATACTGATCGCGCTGATGCACCTGGCAGTACAATGTTTTCCCCGTAATGCGATCTTTCAGCCATGTTAGACTTTCAGCAGCGTGAGGTTGAGCGGGTCGGCCGAAATGAGCTCCCTAAGTTATATGTGGCAAGATCAGCTCGCGGCCAAGTGGAAGTAAATTGACAAATTCCAACCTCGGGAGCATCGAATCCAGCAATTCGGATATGAATAGTTTGGTCTTTAAGTTCTGTGCAATGGGTAAGTCCATTGCGTATGTAGATCCTGAGACCTTACGCACCTCTACTTTTCACAGGGATCCTTCGAAACTTGACGGGCCATCGCCATCCAATCCCAGGTGTGTGGTATAACCTAAAAATACGGCACACTATCGGACCTCGAGCCGTTGAGACTTCAAAAGAGTGTACCGAAAATTATCCCCATCTCCTACGCTATCGACAGGTGAATTAACTTCCGTTAGAAGAGAGATTCGAGGAGCACACACTTGGTCGCCACGCCTTTGATCCATCGCTTCTTGGCAAACATGTCGGGGGTAATCCAATTACCGTTTTTGATTCTTCGGAATGACTGAGTATAGACCTTCAACGCTACAATGGTCGTCACTGATCCTGCAATAAAACCACCTAACAGGATCTGCTGAGAGTGGGAGCCAATGTTGAAGGTGTTCGAATTTGGAGTCCAGTTTGGCACGCTTTCTTTCAGACGGGTGCTAATACTTTCGTCGGAAGGCATGAAATTGTAGCAAGCACCGTTCTACGATGCGACCTGCAAGGTGCGAGCAAGTCGTGGAGTGGGGGGTCGTACAGCCTGCGTCGTGCGACAACCTACGTGACCTCGATCCTCCGTGGAATAACGCTGCTGTGGTACTCCTATTATTCCGTTACTAACGTTTAAGAACTAGTCGGGGGTTCGAATAGTCAGTATATCTTCACGAGTCCTGGCGACGTAGAAAAGGCTGGGAAAAGGGGATAAGTCCTGCTGATCTGTGGGAATGTGGGCTCGTGGACAAGCTCGTGTGGCGTGCCTGACACGGTCCGATCAGAGCCCCCCACGTGAGCGCGAGCTGTACCTTTCGTCGACTCCTTCCACTGAACGACCACCGCTCGACCGACTACCTCGAGCTCATTGAAGGCCCGCGAATGATAGGAGATCTACCTTACGCATACGCGCCAGCTAGGTCCACCTGGTTTGATATCCTTTACAGTTCATCTTACGCAGATACTCACTAGTAGGTCCAACAGTGCTTTACTGCTCTGGAATCTAAGTCAATTACGGGAGAATACTTGGAATCCTCTGACCTCCATAGCTTGTGGAAAACACAGTGCTGTACGGCCCGTACTTAGTACGTTTTCTCTAGTATGTAATTCACTGTGGTGATAATATCCCCGTTCAGGAGAAGCCCTTTTTCAACTTTCAGATGGATAATAGAACACCATTTGCCGTTTGACGTCATGACCAGTCCATCGTGATCCCTTTGGATATACTCAAGCGCATGAATCTATAAAAAGGGACGTGTCGTCAACTTGAAGGTCATATTCCAACGCATCACACCGACAAAATCAGTTCTACCGTGCGCACAAGACGAAGATGTGGATACTACCAGTTCGAGGAAAATATATGGTATGGGCTATCTCAGGTACGTGTGCTCTGGCATGCGACCTCGCAAGTCCCTCGTCGATTGAAGATATTTTCCGTGGTGCTTTTAGCATGTTGTTGTCAAGGTTTCTTACTACTCGGATATGACCAAGGTGTGATGAGTGGTATAATCGGTGCTGATAACCAGTTCGGGAGGGATTTTGGACGTCCTGGGCCTACAACTCAAGGGACGATTGTACGTGTTCAATCATAATTAAGGAACGTCGACTGATCTTAGTGACCTTAGGTGGCTATCTACGTATGAAGCTGCACCTATTTTGTTTGCCGCTTACGACTGAGCGTTATCAAAGGATATCGGTTGCGCCATTGGGAGCTTGATAGTATTTTTCTGGGGCGAATCAATTGGTCGCAAGAGGATGATTATGGCGGGCGCATCTACGATGTTGGTTGGTACGGTATGTTCTCGACTTTCGCTCTACTACAAATTTGTGTCCATGCGCATAAATATTTCTATTCCACTTTTAGGCTATATTAACGAGCTCAACTACCCTTGCTCAACTCTACGTTGGGCGAATCGTGACTGGCATCGTGAGCGATTTTTCTGCCCTTCCAGCAACCATCTGATGTTTTCGTTGTCAGGGTAACGGGTTTAATTCGTCTTCCATCCCCGTGTATCAGTCGGAAACTTGCGGGGGTAAAATAAGAGGAAGGCTTGTTTGTTTGAACTCTACGTTGACGATTATTGGGCTAGTGATTGTAAGTTTTCATCTTTCAGGTTTGCGTATTGGAGTTTGCCTGTGTGCTAATCTGGCGTTGCGATGAAACAGGCATATTGGCTAGATTATGGCATGAGCTTTGTTGAAGGACCAGTACAATGGCGGCTTCCAATCGGTTTTCAAGCATTCTTCGCCTTGTGTCTACTGCTACAAGGAATGGTTCTCCCGGACTCCCCACGATGGTTGCTTGCGCATGGCTATGAGGAAGAAGGTGTCAAAGTGATTGCTATTCTAGAAGACCAAGATTCCGTGGACCATCCGGATGTCGTACgggtgaagaaggaaattgaggTTTCGTTGGTACAAGAAAGTGCAGGTGGTCCGTAGGATTCTCTCTCATTTCGGTCATTCAACTGGTTCCGTGACCGAAACTTCTCTCTATCAGGGCCGTTCAGATACAGGGAGCTCTTTGAAGGTGGACCGATTGGCAATTTTCGGAGGATCTGCCTTTGCATCGGTGTGAACGTTATGCAACAGTTCACTGGGTGCGCTGGCCGATTTTTACCTGCTCTCTATCCCAAATCGTTCATTTCTTTCGTTCTTCATCCAGGTCAAATATGATCAAGTATGTCGCTTGCGCTTGTTCTGAAATTCTAACGGCCCTCATAACCTCGTCACAGCTACCTTGCGCCTGTTGTCTACCAACAAACCATGGGGTTATCGAGGAACCTCTCGTTGATCCTTGGTGGCTGCACGTCCATAACGTACATGTTTGCTTCATTTATTCCACTCTGGGTGAGTAACTTTCGATTCGTGTGACGCAACACTAACCAGGAACCTAGACCGTTGATAGATTCGGAAGACGTCCTTTGTTGATGATTTCAGCTGCAGGACTATCGACTTGTTTCATTATCACTTCCATACTTTTATCTACTGGGTCGAAACAGGCTGCATTTGCAGCGACGGCGATGGTTTTCATTTTTCAGTTCTTCCTTGGGATTGGGTTTTTACCAATTGTGGGTTTATCATACATCAACTGTAGTTCAAACTGACAAAGAATTTCGCGTAGCCATGGCTTTACCCTGCCGAGGTCGGTTCCACTTCATTTTCAAACAATTAAGAAAAAATGAACGCTCACAATTCGCTTGTTATATAGATCAGTACCACTCGTATACGTGCTCGCGGATCGTCAATATCGAGTTTCTTTAACTGGATGTGCGTTTTCGCTGTTGTGGAAATGACGCCACCTGCTATTGCAAATATCAATTGGCGGGTGTTCATCATCTTTGCGGTCTTCAATGCTTTGTGGGTGCCTATTGTGAGTTGCTTCGCTCGGTCAGTTCTACGGAATTCTCACTGACATCCTTGGGCAATTTTTGAGATTTACTTCGTAAGTTGCCTTGAGTGGTTTTTTTTCTCACTGTTGTATATCATTAACTTTCGAAccttcttcgtctttctATCCCCCCCTCAGTTCTTCCCAGAAACCCGTGGCCTGGAGTTGGAAGCGATTGATCATATTTTCGAAAAGGGAGGCGTTACTGGTGGTGTCTTTGGAAGCAAAGGTGGTAGGACCACGGAAAAATATGGTTTCTGAATTCGGGGACAAAGATATGGAGCAGAGATGAGAAGGGGCAAAAAAATCTTCAGCTATAGCACCTTCTTCGACTAGATACTTCTCTACGTGTTTCCGCACGATGAGTTTCTTGTTGAAGTCACGTTGATAATTTCTATCTCCTCCGGCTCTTAAAGTGCGCACCGCTATCGTCGTGGATTACACCTTCCTCCCGGTCGAGAGACCTTCCGATACCGACTTGTCTAGCTTTCACCGTTTGACAGCCCGGCTTGTGCAGGAAAATTATTGATGCGAAATAGGTACTGGTAACTACAGTTGAGGTACACTAAGGGGTCCATGCGTACATACAATATTTCAATGGACTATACACGAGAATGTGCATTACAGCCAACTAATTGACCGTATTAAAAGCTGTTGAGAACTCCCCATGACCGTCCCGTGTGAATCGAAGCTGCGATGTGCGCGACTTGTGTGTCCGAACATAGGTTGATCGGACGTACGAAGATAAGAGATGGACAAGGTCGGGCTATAGTGTGAAGTAGCGCGAGCGTCAGTTCACATAATTGAATCGAATGCCATAATACCAGAGCTTACTCACCGGAAGAGTGAGGATAACGATTACATTAATCACCGAGACTACTGGGGGGAGGTTAGTAAAGATGATAACACGGGTGGATCAATGAGATGATAGATCAGCTCACGGAATATGAATGCTTGATATATAATGCCTAGTTTGTGTGTCGATGAAAAGGATTCATATACCATCCTGGTATACAGTTCTGACAAGTTCTGATCTTCCACCTCTCCGATctaaaaggaaaaggaataagtgGCTCGTACTATTGTTGTAAAAAGCTAGACACACATGCAGCAACTCCAGGAAGGAGGATCACCACCAATGTACCTGGAAATAATGCATCGGCATCCCAGGGTTTCAGATCCATGGACGACTCACTAATCAGTACCAGCACGAATAGAGAATATGACTGTCACCGGTGATGAAACATCCACGAAAATTAGGCAGTGGGAAAATTGCGACTGGTAACGTTATCTCAGAACAACTGGAGGGGAAAGGTGAGCAACGGCAACTTCAAGAGCATAACGCGACTTACTTTCAGACAACACGATACCAATAACGAGACTCCCCACATGAATGATGGCCTCATGAACGATGGATTAGTGTAGGCGTAGCTTAGGAATTTAAAAGAGCAGAGAGCCGGATTTTCGACTTGAACGAACCAACTACATGCTGAAAAAAGCTGGATTTAGCCGTGTTCATAAGTTACAGTGTTAGATAGAGCAACTCACTGCGACTATCCGCTGATGACCAAGCGCCTCTACTATCTTTTCGAATGCCCCCAGGTTTGCTGCTGCGGCATCAGGCATCGTTCCAGAGGGAAGAGGGAAGGAGGGTGGTGAATGAGGAGCGTTGAAGACAATTGTCGGACATGGTACTTATGGTGAGAAATTAGACCATGTCCACATTATTGCTATTTCGAAAATAGTTGGCGCGGCTCCCACGCGCACATCTGGTACAAAATCTTCGAGACATGATAACTCGCTCAGATTTCATCTGTTTGCCTTAATTATTGAAAGCAAcagggtgcaaggctgtCAGCCTATATgcacagtggatgacttactttgtaggacttgagatgataacttgttagagttaagaggtaggatattcgtatagaacagcctgtcTTTACATGCTGTTGTTAtctagcttttatactacttggtaggtataataatagctatgtcgtgctatgtcgtgctaagcaCATCTGTGAGagttagaactaaagatagtatctaatgaatgtgtctgagtaacaaggttcttgttatctctagaggtcatatagctattggtagatataagtagatgtgagagaatgctcagtcatctactgtgaggtctataagctattggtagataagtaaactatccatgtgaatgatagtgtaaatatagtgacagacgtatgtacatgagtaactactaatgtctatgaagtcttgtgtctaagtcttgtgactgacacggtcacatgttaaacgataagttcaacactccccctcactGAATTCATATGGTATAGAATTAGTGGAAGGTTAATCCAAGTTCTGTACGGCATTTTTCAAACTTGATTTTGTCTAGGTTCTTTGTGAGAAGATCTGCAGGATTTTCGGTTGTAGGAGAATAGAAGAGTGTAATCTTCTTTTCGGTGATGCATTCGCGAATGTGATGAAAGCGGATGTCCATGTGTTTGGTTCGCTTTTCTTGTACTTCGTTACTACTCAAGAATAGTGATCCTTGATTGTCGCCAATTAGTGGAATTGACTCTAATGGGAATCCTATTTCTCCAAAGAGATTTTCAATCCATCTAATTTGTCTAGCACAGTCGGATAGTGCCATGTACTCGGCTTCTGTGGATGACAGTGCAATGGTTTTTTGTTGGTGTGAAACCCAACAGACTGGTGCGTTGGCAAACTTGATTAAATATCCAGTATGTGATTTTCGATTACTAGGATCTGTCGCCCAATCTGAGTCAGAATAGGCCATGAATCCCATGTTTGACTTTCCATCATATGTGAGTGTATATTTGGAAGTTCCTCTGAGGTATTTGAGGATATACTTTGAtcgatcaagatgatctcGGGATGGGTTTGCTCCATGCTGTGATAGTTTGATAACAGCGTGTGCAATGTCGGGTCGTGTTCCAAGCATGAGGTAAAGTAATGATCCTATTACTGATTGGAACTGTGATCGAAGTTTTGGATCTGGAATATTTGTGTTGGTAACCGGTGTGTATCCACCAGGTAATGGTGTGTTTGCTGATTTTGCATTtgtcatatcaaatcttcGGATTACTTTTTCAAGATAGTCGCATTGATCAAGATAGATCTTTCGATTTTTGCGATCTCTCCTAATTCTCattcgaagaaattccttCGGTTCTCCTAAATCTCTGCATTCCCAGACTTTCAtaaattccttcttctttttattgagaaggtccttgTCAGATCCCATGAATAGGGCATCGTCGACATAAATGATGGCAATCACTGTTTTGCCGTTTTCTTGGAAGATATATACGCCAGCATCTGAAGTGCATCGTGTGTAGcccattttcatcattgattGTGTACACGTATGCCACCAAGTTCGACTGGCTTGCTTCAGGCCGTATAATGCTTTGCGTAACTTCCAAACCTTGTCTTTATCCTTGACGAATCCTTCTGGTTGTTCCATAaagatttcttcctttaaCTCGCCATATAGAAAGGCGGTTTTGACATCGAGCGCTGAGATTTCCCAGTCTTCTAGTGCTGCTAATGCCAGAAGTAGTCGTACTGTTTCAAAGCGTACAACTGGTGAAAATAGTTCGTCGTAATCTATGCCTTGGATTTGTGAAAATCCTTTTGCTACTAATCGCGCTTTGTAGCGTCCATCCGACTTCTTGTCGAATACCCATCTACATTTAATTGGTTTTTTGTGTGTAGGACGGTTTACTACTGAAAACACTTGTCTATCATTTAGTGATTTCAGTTCTTCTCCACAAGCTTTCAACCATTCTATCTGTTCCTCTTTTGGGCGAAGGTTGAGGATTTCAGAATAAGACCAGTCTTTGACTGTGTCAAAATCTGGTTTGATAGCGGATGAAAGAAATGTTTTAATGAATTGTTCTCCCCCTTCCTGAATAAGTCTAGTCAGAAGCTCTTTCTCGGAGTTTTCTTGTTCAGGAATGACAGTTTCTTTCGGTTTTACTGGTATTTTCTCAGGTATTCCAAGTGGATTAACTGTCTTCTGCCAACTTCGCATGCCTTGTTGTTGGTTTTCAAGAGGATCGCCTGTGTAGacgtttccttcttgtattcTAGGTATGCGAATTCTAGGTTCGACTTCTCTAGGTGGCAAAGGATCTCTTATTTTCTGAGATCTCTTATGAGTTTgtggaggaggttgtggaGGATGATTCTGTTTAtgaggtttttcctgaggttgttCATCCTTGGGAATATTACATTCAGGATCCGGTATAGGAGTCTCATTGTCAGAGTCATCATTGGGAAGATTCCAAAATTCGTCAAAAGCGTCCTTTTGACTGGAATTTGGATGGTGATCATTGTGATCATGTCCGTCGTAAGGCCATTGGGAAAAAGGCGTAGAGTGGATTGGTTTGGAAGATTGGTCTATCTCGATAGATCCAGGTGCTTCTTGTTTGCATTTGGGAAACCATGATTCATCAAAAGTAGCATTGGGGCTAACAACGATGGAGTTGCTAGTAATGCGCATAAAACGATAAGCTTTTGATCCCGATTCGTAGCCAATGAAGATCATTGCTTCTGAGCGTGGTGCTAGTTTGTTTTTGCGTACTTCTTTGTGATTATGAACATAAGCCCCACAACCAAACGTTCTGAAGTATGAAACATCAGGTTGTTTGTTGCTATAAATTTCTACAggtgttttccattctctggaatgaattggagttctGTTGTATACATGAAGAGCCGTTTCAATGGCAAATTGCCACCAGCTTTCTGGTGCACAGGCTTGCTGCCGAAGTGCCTCAGATTTGTCTCGTAGCGTTCGATTGAATCGTTCTGCTCGTCCATTTTGTTCATGTATGTGCGGTGCAGATGATTGGATAGAGATTCCATGTTGTTTGAAGAATTCATCTGAGTTCCTAGAGAAGAATTCTCCCCCTCGATCGAAGCGTAGCTTCTTGACTTTTAGATTAGATAGGTTTTCCACCAATGTCTTCCAATTTTTTATCTTTTGAAAAACATCGGATTTGTTTCGTATAGGAAAGACCCATCCTAGTGAGGAAAAGTCATCAATCATAGTTAAGCAATATTTGTTTTGCTGATATGAGTGAGTTGGAAATTCTAGTACATCTGCATGAACTAATTCTAGTTTCTGAGAGGCGCGTTTGTTAGAAGATGGGTATGATTTAGCTGTCATCTTTCCTCTAGCGCAACCTTTACAGATTCCTGTAGCTGGTTCACGAATCGTAGACTTGGTGAAACCTTTGCATGAAGTTTGACACTTGCGCAACACATTGTAAGATGCGTGTGCAA is a genomic window containing:
- a CDS encoding uncharacterized protein (BUSCO:EOG092644K0), whose protein sequence is MPSDESISTRLKESVPNWTPNSNTFNIGSHSQQILLGGFIAGSVTTIVALKVYTQSFRRIKNGNWITPDMFAKKRWIKGVATNVGDGDNFRLYHTPGIGWRWPVKFRRIPVKSRELKDQTIHIRIAGFDAPEGAHFGRPAQPHAAESLTWLKDRITGKTLYCQVHQRDQYARIIADVVIKRSFAPGSLLANSLAMEMLRAGCGTVYEQAGAQYGVRGKEEFLKAELEAKNARRGMWQKGIGGESPAEYKRRYAQLEAGKQDVKSQSPPDEPAPRKGWFSRLWKR